A portion of the Rhodococcus pseudokoreensis genome contains these proteins:
- a CDS encoding TIGR03084 family metal-binding protein, with translation MAELQRFIDDLCAESDSLDALVADLPDTRWADPTPAEGWTIAHQIGHLLWTDEAALLAITDPDGFTAQLTVAAANPGGFVDAGAAEHARRPPAELLDAWRSARTRLAEALLAVPPGQKILWYGPPMKAASMATARLMETWAHGQDVADALAVPRKPTERLKSIAHLGVRTRDFAYAVNELAPPAEEFRVELTAPDGVSVWTWGPEDAAQKVTGPAEDFCLLVTQRANRADLALEATGADADAWLNIAQAFAGPAGGGREAGTR, from the coding sequence ATGGCTGAACTGCAGAGGTTCATCGATGATCTGTGCGCCGAGAGCGACTCGCTGGATGCACTCGTCGCCGACCTCCCCGACACCCGCTGGGCCGATCCGACACCGGCCGAGGGCTGGACCATCGCTCACCAGATCGGGCATCTGCTGTGGACCGACGAGGCCGCCCTCCTCGCGATCACCGACCCCGACGGCTTCACCGCACAACTGACGGTGGCCGCCGCGAACCCCGGGGGATTCGTCGACGCCGGCGCGGCCGAACACGCCCGGCGCCCGCCCGCGGAACTCCTCGACGCGTGGCGTTCCGCCCGGACCCGGCTCGCGGAGGCACTCCTGGCGGTGCCGCCCGGGCAGAAGATCCTCTGGTACGGCCCGCCGATGAAGGCGGCATCGATGGCCACCGCCCGGCTGATGGAAACCTGGGCGCACGGCCAGGACGTCGCCGACGCACTCGCGGTGCCCCGCAAACCCACCGAACGGTTGAAGAGCATCGCGCACCTGGGCGTCCGCACCCGCGACTTCGCCTACGCCGTCAACGAACTCGCCCCGCCGGCCGAGGAATTCCGCGTCGAGCTCACCGCCCCCGACGGAGTGTCCGTCTGGACGTGGGGTCCGGAGGACGCCGCGCAGAAGGTCACCGGACCCGCGGAAGACTTCTGCCTCCTCGTCACCCAGCGCGCGAACCGTGCCGACCTCGCCCTCGAGGCCACCGGCGCGGACGCCGACGCGTGGCTGAACATCGCGCAGGCCTTCGCGGGCCCGGCCGGCGGCGGCCGTGAGGCGGGAACGCGATGA
- a CDS encoding acyclic terpene utilization AtuA family protein codes for MTVRIGNCSGFYGDRLSAMREMLEGGELDYLTGDYLAELTMLILGRDRMKDPNRGYAKTFLRQAEDCLGLALDRGVRIVANAGGLNPAGLADALREVNDKLGLQAKIAHVEGDDLIGRAAELGLGSPLTANAYLGAWGIVRCLDAGADVVVTGRVTDASVIVGPAAAHFGWQRDDFDQLAGAVVAGHVIECGTQATGGNYAFFTEIDDLDRPGFPIAEIESDGSSVITKHPGTGGAVTVGTVTAQLLYEITGGRYAGPDVTARIDTAALSQDGPDRVRISGVTGEAPPPQLKVSLNTLAGFRNEAVFVLTGLDIEAKAALVKRQLEGWLPTRPAELDWSLARTDHPDADTEEAASALLRCVVRDADANAVGRGFSSVAVEMALASYPGFTLTAPPGQGQPYGVFTPGYVYAKEVPHVAVLPDGTRVDIEPATDVRELADIDEPALPEPRAAEPTVRVALGTIAGARSGDKGGNANVGVWVRTDEQWRWLVHALTVDELKRLLPEAADLTVTRYVLPQLRAVNFVIEGILGQGVASQARFDPQAKGLGEWLRSRYLDIPKALLPEGTTL; via the coding sequence ATGACCGTGCGGATCGGCAACTGCTCCGGTTTCTACGGCGACCGCCTGTCGGCGATGCGCGAGATGCTCGAGGGCGGCGAACTCGACTACCTGACCGGCGACTACCTCGCCGAACTGACCATGCTGATCCTCGGCCGCGATCGCATGAAGGACCCGAACCGCGGCTACGCCAAGACGTTTCTCCGGCAGGCGGAGGACTGCCTCGGGCTCGCCCTGGACCGCGGTGTCCGCATCGTCGCCAACGCGGGCGGACTCAACCCGGCCGGGCTCGCGGACGCGCTGCGGGAGGTGAACGACAAGCTGGGGCTGCAGGCGAAGATCGCCCACGTCGAAGGTGACGACCTGATCGGCAGGGCAGCCGAACTGGGGCTGGGCAGCCCGCTCACCGCCAACGCCTACCTCGGCGCGTGGGGCATCGTTCGCTGCCTGGACGCCGGCGCCGACGTGGTCGTCACCGGACGGGTCACCGACGCGTCCGTGATAGTGGGCCCGGCGGCCGCGCACTTCGGCTGGCAGCGGGACGATTTCGATCAGCTCGCCGGCGCCGTGGTCGCGGGCCACGTCATCGAGTGTGGCACCCAGGCGACGGGCGGCAACTACGCGTTCTTCACCGAGATCGACGACCTCGACCGCCCCGGGTTCCCGATCGCGGAGATCGAGTCGGACGGATCGTCCGTCATCACCAAGCATCCCGGCACGGGCGGCGCCGTCACCGTCGGCACCGTCACCGCGCAGTTGCTGTACGAGATCACCGGTGGCCGGTACGCCGGACCCGACGTGACCGCGCGGATCGACACCGCAGCATTGTCGCAGGACGGCCCGGACCGGGTCCGGATCAGCGGCGTCACCGGGGAGGCGCCGCCGCCGCAGCTCAAGGTGTCACTGAACACTCTCGCCGGCTTCCGCAACGAGGCCGTGTTCGTGCTCACCGGCCTCGACATCGAGGCCAAGGCGGCACTGGTGAAGCGGCAACTCGAAGGCTGGCTGCCCACCCGGCCCGCCGAGCTCGACTGGTCGCTCGCCCGCACCGACCACCCGGACGCCGACACCGAGGAGGCGGCCAGCGCACTGCTGCGCTGCGTGGTCCGGGACGCCGACGCCAACGCGGTCGGTCGCGGATTCTCCTCGGTCGCAGTCGAAATGGCGCTCGCGAGCTACCCCGGATTCACACTGACGGCGCCGCCCGGTCAGGGGCAGCCCTACGGCGTGTTCACCCCCGGCTACGTGTACGCCAAGGAGGTGCCGCACGTCGCGGTGCTGCCGGACGGCACCCGCGTCGACATCGAACCCGCCACCGACGTCCGGGAACTCGCGGACATCGACGAGCCCGCGCTCCCGGAGCCGCGGGCCGCGGAACCCACGGTCCGGGTCGCGCTCGGCACCATCGCCGGGGCGCGCAGCGGCGACAAGGGCGGCAACGCGAACGTCGGCGTGTGGGTGCGCACCGACGAGCAGTGGCGATGGCTGGTCCACGCGCTGACCGTCGACGAACTGAAGCGCCTGCTCCCGGAGGCCGCCGATCTCACCGTCACGAGGTACGTGCTGCCGCAACTGCGCGCCGTCAACTTCGTGATCGAGGGAATCCTCGGGCAGGGCGTCGCGTCCCAGGCCCGGTTCGACCCGCAGGCCAAGGGACTCGGCGAATGGCTCAGATCCCGGTACCTCGACATACCGAAAGCACTCCTCCCCGAAGGGACAACGTTGTGA
- a CDS encoding acyl-CoA dehydrogenase family protein, whose translation MSVWDTPERQQLRKTVRSFVERQILPNLDEWERDGQLPRTLHREAAELGLLGAGFPESVGGEGGDLVDAVLICEEFHQAGASGGVFASLFTSGIALPHLAAAGDPEQIEKWVRPTLRGELIGSLAITEPGGGSDVGHLRTTAVRDGDHFVVNGSKTFITSAVRADFVVTAVRTGGPGASGVSLLVIEKGTTGFEVARKLDKMGWRASDTAELSFADARVPAANLVGEENSGFAQIAQAFLTERIALAAQAYASAQRCLDLTLAWVRDRETFGRALISRQSVQNTVTEMARKTDVARVYTRALVERSLVSNEDFIAEVCFAKNTAVEAGEWVANQAVQLFGGLGYMRESEVERQYRDMRILGIGGGTTEILTGLAAKRLGYQS comes from the coding sequence GTGAGCGTGTGGGACACACCGGAGCGGCAGCAGCTGCGCAAGACGGTGCGCAGCTTCGTCGAACGACAGATACTGCCCAACCTGGACGAGTGGGAGCGCGACGGCCAACTGCCCCGCACGCTCCACCGTGAGGCTGCCGAACTGGGACTGCTCGGCGCAGGCTTCCCCGAATCCGTCGGCGGCGAGGGCGGCGACCTCGTCGACGCGGTTCTGATCTGCGAGGAATTCCACCAGGCGGGTGCGTCGGGCGGCGTGTTCGCTTCGCTGTTCACGTCGGGAATCGCGCTGCCTCACCTCGCCGCCGCGGGCGACCCCGAGCAGATCGAGAAGTGGGTCCGCCCCACCCTGCGCGGCGAGCTCATCGGCTCGCTCGCCATCACCGAACCCGGCGGCGGTTCCGACGTCGGGCACCTGCGGACCACCGCGGTCCGCGACGGCGACCACTTCGTCGTCAACGGGTCCAAGACGTTCATCACGTCCGCCGTCCGCGCCGACTTCGTCGTCACCGCCGTGCGCACCGGCGGCCCCGGCGCGTCCGGGGTCTCCCTGCTCGTGATCGAGAAGGGCACAACCGGATTCGAGGTGGCGCGCAAACTCGACAAGATGGGCTGGCGCGCGTCCGACACGGCCGAACTGTCGTTCGCCGACGCACGGGTGCCCGCGGCCAACCTGGTCGGCGAGGAGAACAGCGGGTTCGCGCAGATCGCGCAGGCGTTCCTCACCGAGCGCATCGCCCTCGCCGCGCAGGCCTATGCGAGCGCGCAGCGGTGCCTCGACCTCACGCTGGCGTGGGTGCGCGACCGGGAGACGTTCGGCCGCGCGCTGATCAGCAGGCAGTCGGTGCAGAACACGGTCACCGAGATGGCCCGCAAAACGGACGTGGCCCGCGTCTACACGAGGGCACTGGTGGAGCGTTCGCTCGTGTCGAACGAGGACTTCATCGCCGAGGTCTGTTTCGCGAAGAACACTGCCGTCGAGGCAGGCGAATGGGTGGCCAACCAGGCGGTCCAGCTGTTCGGCGGACTCGGCTACATGCGCGAGAGCGAAGTGGAACGGCAGTACCGCGACATGCGCATCCTCGGGATCGGCGGCGGCACCACCGAGATCCTGACGGGGCTCGCGGCCAAGCGATTGGGGTATCAGTCATGA
- a CDS encoding acyl-CoA carboxylase subunit beta gives MTTLKSALDTGSEEYAAAARTMTEKLAEIETEHAKALAGGGEKYTERHKKRGKLLARERIELLLDPDSPFLELCPLAAWGSDFPVGASTVVGIGVVEGVECLIVANDPTVRGGTSNPWTLRKGFRANDIARQNRLPVISLVESGGADLPTQKEVFIPGGRMFRDLTQLSAAGIPTIALVFGNSTAGGAYIPGMSDHVVMIKERSKVFLAGPPLVKMATGEESDDETLGGAEMHARKSGLADYFAVDEQDAIRIGRSIVKRLNWKKQGPAPRAEVIEPLADPEELLGIVPADLKIPFDPREVIARIVDGSDFDEFKPMYGSSLVTGWAELHGYPVGILANARGVLFSEESQKATQFIQLANRSSTPLLFLHNTTGYMVGKEYEEGGMIKHGSMMINAVSNSTVPHISILLGASYGAGHYGMCGRAFDPRFLLAWPSSKSAVMGGAQLAGVISIVSRASAEARGQAFDEEADAGMRAMIENQIEAESVPMFLSGRLYDDGVIDPRDTRTVVGMCLSAIANAPIEGAENFGVFRM, from the coding sequence ATGACCACGTTGAAATCCGCTCTGGACACCGGTTCGGAGGAGTATGCGGCGGCGGCCCGGACCATGACGGAGAAGCTTGCCGAGATCGAGACCGAGCACGCCAAGGCGCTCGCGGGCGGCGGCGAGAAGTACACCGAGCGGCACAAGAAGCGCGGCAAACTCCTCGCCAGGGAGCGGATCGAACTGCTCCTCGACCCGGATTCGCCGTTCCTCGAACTGTGCCCGCTCGCGGCGTGGGGCAGCGACTTCCCGGTCGGCGCCAGCACCGTGGTGGGCATCGGGGTCGTGGAAGGCGTCGAATGCCTGATCGTCGCCAACGACCCGACGGTCCGCGGCGGTACCAGCAACCCGTGGACGCTGCGGAAGGGATTCCGCGCCAACGACATCGCCCGGCAGAACCGGCTCCCCGTCATCTCCCTCGTGGAATCCGGCGGCGCCGACCTTCCCACGCAGAAGGAAGTGTTCATTCCCGGTGGGCGCATGTTCCGCGATCTCACCCAGCTGTCCGCGGCGGGCATCCCGACCATCGCCCTCGTCTTCGGCAACTCGACGGCCGGCGGCGCGTACATCCCCGGCATGTCCGACCACGTCGTCATGATCAAGGAACGGTCCAAGGTGTTCCTCGCCGGGCCGCCGCTCGTCAAGATGGCCACCGGTGAGGAATCCGACGACGAAACCCTCGGCGGCGCCGAGATGCACGCCCGCAAGTCCGGTCTCGCCGACTACTTCGCCGTCGACGAGCAGGACGCCATCCGGATCGGGCGCAGTATCGTCAAACGCCTGAACTGGAAGAAACAGGGCCCGGCGCCCCGGGCGGAGGTCATCGAACCGCTCGCGGATCCCGAGGAACTCCTCGGCATCGTCCCCGCCGACCTCAAGATCCCGTTCGACCCCCGCGAGGTCATCGCCCGCATCGTCGACGGCTCCGACTTCGACGAGTTCAAGCCGATGTACGGATCGTCCCTCGTCACCGGCTGGGCCGAACTGCACGGATATCCGGTGGGCATCCTTGCCAACGCGCGCGGCGTGCTGTTCAGCGAGGAATCGCAGAAGGCCACCCAGTTCATCCAGCTGGCCAACCGCTCGAGCACCCCACTGCTGTTCCTGCACAACACGACCGGCTACATGGTCGGCAAGGAGTACGAGGAAGGCGGGATGATCAAGCACGGGTCGATGATGATCAACGCCGTCTCCAACTCCACCGTCCCGCACATCTCGATCCTGCTCGGCGCGTCGTACGGCGCCGGCCACTACGGCATGTGCGGACGCGCGTTCGACCCCCGATTCCTGCTCGCCTGGCCCAGCTCCAAGTCCGCCGTCATGGGCGGCGCGCAGTTGGCCGGTGTCATCTCCATCGTCAGCCGGGCCTCCGCCGAGGCGCGGGGGCAGGCGTTCGACGAAGAAGCCGACGCCGGGATGCGCGCGATGATCGAGAACCAGATCGAGGCCGAATCGGTGCCGATGTTCCTGTCCGGTCGCCTCTACGACGACGGCGTCATCGACCCGCGCGACACCCGCACCGTGGTGGGAATGTGCCTGTCGGCCATTGCCAACGCCCCGATCGAAGGCGCCGAGAACTTCGGCGTCTTCCGGATGTGA